A genomic region of Mycobacterium sp. Aquia_213 contains the following coding sequences:
- a CDS encoding dihydrodipicolinate reductase, translated as MTLTQEKAVTRKSPADRKYRVIQWGVGNVGTVALRHFAHNPAYELVGVLCNRPEKVGKDAGELCGKPPTGVLATNDKSAIEALDADCVFYAPLWSDPDEVCRLLRGGKNVVASGGAWWYRTEHSQADIDKIHAACLEGGTSFHAGGVNPGFAGDLLVLTLARIVSQIDTIHIYEVVNFGRDTLKYLHEMGMGSDPAGFEDGPNLLGQAWPLFAQSMAMIVEGMGKTVDKYTTEVELGVATRDIPFEGGETSDMPGFKGVIEKDTVARQHHKWSAWVDGKPLIVFHEIYTMDTFDAIEPQEDWPQHYHYRIVIEGDSSTELILQGAQDPNGGYALPGYTWTAMGPANAIPAVCDAAPGFMSHNELGLMPLRGVIRP; from the coding sequence CGCCCACAACCCGGCCTACGAGTTGGTCGGAGTGCTCTGTAATCGTCCGGAGAAGGTCGGCAAGGATGCGGGCGAGCTCTGTGGCAAACCGCCGACCGGTGTGCTTGCGACCAACGACAAGTCGGCCATCGAGGCTCTTGATGCCGACTGCGTGTTCTACGCGCCGCTGTGGTCGGATCCCGATGAGGTCTGCCGCCTGCTGCGCGGTGGGAAGAACGTGGTCGCTTCGGGAGGTGCGTGGTGGTACCGAACCGAGCACAGTCAGGCGGATATCGACAAGATCCACGCCGCGTGCCTGGAGGGCGGGACGTCATTTCACGCGGGTGGTGTCAATCCCGGTTTCGCGGGCGACCTGCTTGTTCTGACGCTGGCCCGAATCGTCAGTCAGATCGACACCATCCACATCTACGAAGTCGTGAATTTCGGCAGGGACACCCTGAAGTACTTGCACGAGATGGGGATGGGGAGCGATCCCGCCGGATTCGAGGACGGCCCGAACCTGCTGGGCCAGGCTTGGCCTCTCTTCGCCCAGTCGATGGCAATGATCGTGGAAGGCATGGGCAAGACCGTCGATAAGTACACGACTGAGGTGGAGCTTGGCGTTGCCACGCGTGACATCCCCTTCGAGGGCGGTGAGACCAGCGACATGCCGGGCTTCAAGGGCGTGATCGAAAAGGACACGGTCGCGCGCCAGCATCACAAATGGTCAGCGTGGGTGGACGGCAAGCCGCTCATCGTCTTTCACGAGATCTACACGATGGACACGTTCGATGCCATTGAGCCACAAGAAGATTGGCCGCAGCACTACCACTACCGCATTGTGATCGAAGGCGACTCGTCCACCGAGCTGATCCTGCAAGGGGCACAGGACCCCAACGGTGGCTACGCGCTGCCCGGCTACACCTGGACCGCGATGGGCCCCGCGAATGCGATTCCCGCTGTCTGCGATGCGGCGCCGGGGTTCATGTCGCACAACGAACTCGGACTCATGCCGCTGCGCGGCGTGATACGCCCCTGA
- a CDS encoding TetR/AcrR family transcriptional regulator, with translation MAVTDRVSAREAKRLQTRERLMGASIAEFARAGMAEADVSAIVAAAGVAHGTFFFHFPTKEHVLLELEHREEERIAKQFAQFLKSKHDLVSALNEAVRLVVGLERRLGDLLFNDFLALHFSQTRPQTEDGRDHPLIVLVAQEIARAQERGETDAHVNPMNSAVFFLLGLYALLITTNHWPTGHTLLEDYVARTLRSLRP, from the coding sequence ATGGCTGTCACGGATCGGGTGTCTGCCCGAGAGGCCAAGCGCTTGCAGACGCGAGAGCGCTTGATGGGCGCCTCGATCGCGGAGTTCGCCCGCGCCGGAATGGCCGAGGCCGACGTCAGTGCGATCGTGGCCGCCGCGGGCGTCGCACACGGGACCTTCTTCTTCCACTTCCCCACCAAGGAGCACGTGCTGCTCGAGCTGGAACACCGGGAAGAAGAACGTATTGCCAAGCAGTTCGCGCAATTCTTGAAGTCCAAGCACGATCTGGTTTCGGCGTTGAATGAGGCGGTCCGCCTGGTGGTCGGATTGGAGCGCCGACTCGGCGATCTGCTCTTCAATGACTTTCTCGCACTGCACTTCTCGCAAACCCGTCCGCAAACCGAAGACGGCAGGGATCACCCCTTGATCGTGTTGGTAGCCCAGGAGATCGCGCGTGCGCAAGAACGCGGCGAGACGGATGCACACGTTAATCCGATGAACAGCGCGGTGTTCTTCTTGCTCGGCCTGTACGCCCTCTTGATCACCACAAACCACTGGCCGACCGGCCACACCCTGCTGGAAGACTACGTCGCGAGGACGTTGCGCAGTCTTCGGCCGTAA
- a CDS encoding SDR family NAD(P)-dependent oxidoreductase: MALEQFRLDGQVAIVTGAGKGVGAGIARVLAEAGATVVGTARTEADIVGTIEGIEAAGGKGLALVADAISRPDGERVVNTAVERFGRIDILVNNVGGSTYARFLDITDEDFRHTFDWCVTSAFIMSQLAAPHMLSAGHGSIINISSGSARFGIRALTAYCVAKGGLEALTRAMAQELAPKIRVNAIALGSFATDGLKGSLDLMPGSLEKMQESTPLHRLGDVEDLGRLAVYLSTRDCYATNATFHVDGGIDSNNSPLPIPDY, from the coding sequence ATGGCGTTGGAGCAGTTCCGGCTGGATGGACAGGTCGCGATCGTCACGGGTGCGGGCAAGGGTGTCGGGGCGGGCATCGCCCGGGTGTTGGCGGAGGCCGGGGCCACGGTCGTCGGAACCGCGCGCACCGAGGCGGATATCGTTGGCACGATTGAAGGTATCGAGGCCGCGGGCGGCAAGGGGCTGGCACTCGTCGCGGACGCGATCAGTCGTCCAGACGGAGAGCGCGTCGTGAACACGGCCGTCGAGCGGTTCGGCCGCATCGACATTCTCGTCAACAACGTCGGCGGCTCCACCTATGCGCGGTTCCTGGACATCACCGACGAAGACTTCCGGCACACCTTCGACTGGTGTGTGACGTCGGCCTTCATCATGAGTCAGCTCGCGGCCCCGCACATGCTCAGCGCCGGGCACGGTTCCATCATCAACATCTCGTCGGGCTCCGCCCGATTCGGCATCCGGGCGCTGACCGCCTACTGCGTCGCGAAGGGCGGCCTCGAAGCGCTCACTCGCGCGATGGCACAGGAACTCGCCCCGAAGATTCGCGTCAACGCCATCGCCCTGGGATCCTTCGCCACCGACGGGCTGAAGGGCAGCCTGGATCTGATGCCCGGGTCGCTGGAGAAGATGCAAGAGTCCACGCCGCTGCATCGCCTGGGCGATGTCGAGGACCTCGGGCGGCTCGCGGTGTATCTATCCACGCGCGACTGCTACGCGACCAACGCGACTTTCCACGTGGACGGTGGCATCGACTCGAACAATTCGCCACTGCCGATTCCCGACTATTAA
- a CDS encoding dihydrodipicolinate reductase: MRRVIQFSTGNVGKHSLRAIIGRSDLELVGVHAASAEKIGKDAAQLCGLDAPTGIVATDDIDALVSLGADCVVYTSQGETRPMEAIEQMSKFLAAGTNVVGTSMVWLVTPHHAEDWLREPLQRACAAGNTSLYVNGIDPGFSGDTLVHSAVSLTTRVDSITVQEIFDYGNYDDAEFTGAAMGFGSTEDDDSPMMFLPGVIVSMWGGQVRSLADHLDIKLDEVRQRIEPWYTPERIECTMMTVEPGQMGAVRFATEGVRDGKPVITLEHVTRLTTAAAPDWEFPPEGHTGVHRVVVEGEPRVEINTHVSHPLYDSTDAGCISTAGRAVNAIEWVCRAPQGLVAVEDIPLSATMRGAMWSEH, from the coding sequence GTGCGCAGAGTCATTCAATTCTCCACCGGAAACGTGGGCAAGCATTCGCTCCGGGCGATCATCGGCCGGTCGGACCTAGAACTGGTCGGTGTGCACGCCGCTAGCGCTGAGAAGATCGGCAAGGACGCGGCGCAGCTGTGCGGACTCGACGCACCGACCGGCATCGTCGCCACCGACGACATCGACGCGCTGGTGAGCCTCGGCGCCGACTGCGTGGTTTACACGTCACAGGGCGAGACGCGGCCGATGGAAGCGATCGAGCAGATGTCCAAGTTCCTGGCCGCGGGCACCAACGTCGTCGGCACGTCGATGGTCTGGCTGGTCACGCCGCACCACGCCGAAGACTGGTTGCGCGAGCCCCTGCAGCGCGCCTGCGCCGCCGGCAACACCTCGCTCTACGTCAACGGCATCGACCCCGGCTTCTCCGGCGATACGCTGGTGCACTCGGCGGTCAGCCTGACTACTCGGGTGGATTCGATCACCGTCCAGGAGATCTTCGACTACGGTAACTACGATGATGCCGAGTTCACCGGCGCTGCAATGGGTTTCGGATCAACCGAAGACGATGATTCGCCGATGATGTTTCTGCCCGGGGTGATCGTGTCGATGTGGGGCGGTCAGGTCCGCAGTCTGGCGGATCATCTCGACATCAAACTCGACGAGGTTCGCCAGCGCATCGAACCCTGGTACACGCCCGAACGAATCGAGTGCACGATGATGACGGTGGAGCCGGGCCAGATGGGCGCGGTGCGTTTTGCCACCGAGGGCGTGCGCGACGGCAAACCGGTGATCACCCTCGAGCACGTCACCAGGCTCACCACCGCCGCGGCGCCCGACTGGGAGTTCCCGCCCGAGGGGCACACCGGCGTGCATCGGGTCGTCGTCGAGGGCGAACCGCGGGTGGAAATCAACACCCACGTTTCCCATCCTCTTTACGATTCCACTGATGCCGGCTGCATCTCGACGGCCGGTCGTGCCGTCAATGCGATCGAGTGGGTGTGTCGCGCGCCGCAGGGACTTGTCGCGGTGGAGGACATTCCGCTGTCCGCAACGATGCGCGGTGCAATGTGGAGTGAGCACTAG
- a CDS encoding mycofactocin-coupled SDR family oxidoreductase, with product MGRSHALRLAQEGADLILVDICRSLPQLEYPLATEDDLAETVRLVEDFGRRCVVRVVDVRDEEQLRKAVDDGVTELGGLDGAVANAGVLTVAPWDRTTADQWRTVVDVNLIGVWNTCAAAIPHVLHQGGGSLVNISSAGAIKGFPLQTPYTAAKHGVVGLTLALANELAAQNVRVNTVLPTGVPTGMVPPSFGALLGEQRSDLIPIFVNAMPTPAVQPADVSSAVLYLLSDESRYVTGLEFKVDAGVTIN from the coding sequence ATGGGGCGCAGTCATGCGCTGCGGCTTGCGCAGGAGGGTGCGGATCTCATCCTGGTCGATATCTGCCGATCCTTGCCGCAGCTTGAGTATCCCTTGGCCACCGAGGACGATCTGGCCGAAACGGTAAGACTGGTAGAAGATTTCGGCCGTCGCTGCGTTGTTCGCGTGGTCGATGTTCGCGACGAGGAGCAACTGCGTAAGGCGGTCGACGACGGCGTAACTGAGCTGGGGGGCCTCGACGGGGCGGTGGCGAACGCCGGTGTGTTAACGGTGGCGCCTTGGGACAGGACAACTGCCGATCAGTGGCGCACGGTGGTCGATGTCAATCTCATCGGGGTGTGGAACACCTGCGCGGCCGCGATACCCCACGTGCTCCACCAGGGGGGAGGCAGCCTGGTGAATATCAGCTCTGCGGGAGCGATCAAAGGCTTTCCGCTGCAGACGCCCTACACGGCGGCCAAGCACGGCGTCGTCGGCCTGACGCTGGCCCTGGCGAATGAGCTTGCGGCACAGAATGTGCGGGTCAACACCGTGCTTCCCACCGGTGTGCCGACCGGGATGGTTCCGCCGTCATTCGGTGCGCTGCTGGGTGAGCAACGGTCCGACCTGATTCCCATCTTCGTCAATGCGATGCCCACGCCGGCCGTGCAGCCCGCCGACGTCAGCAGCGCCGTGCTGTACCTGCTATCCGACGAATCCCGATATGTGACGGGTCTGGAGTTCAAGGTCGACGCCGGGGTGACCATCAACTAA
- a CDS encoding TetR/AcrR family transcriptional regulator: MTALADRPLRADAARNVERILRAAREVYADLGPDAPVEAVARHAGVGERTLYRRFPAKADLVRAALDQSIAEDLTPVIDSARRSEDALRGLTQLIETAISLGAREQNLLIAAQRAGSLTADISDSLLEALNELVRRGQQAGIVRTDLVAEDLLRLIGMLYSVLSTMDATSDGWRRYLALILDAISTGDRQPLPPAPPLQASEPNRWPL; encoded by the coding sequence ATGACAGCGCTCGCAGATCGCCCGTTGCGAGCGGATGCCGCCCGCAACGTCGAGCGGATCCTGCGCGCGGCGCGGGAAGTCTATGCCGACCTGGGGCCCGACGCCCCGGTGGAAGCGGTCGCACGCCACGCCGGCGTCGGTGAGCGCACCCTGTACCGCAGGTTTCCGGCAAAGGCCGATCTGGTTCGGGCCGCGCTGGATCAAAGCATCGCCGAGGACCTCACGCCGGTGATCGACAGCGCCCGCCGCAGCGAAGACGCACTGCGTGGCCTCACCCAACTCATCGAGACGGCCATCTCCCTCGGCGCCCGGGAGCAGAACCTACTGATCGCGGCGCAGCGGGCCGGATCACTGACCGCCGATATCTCCGACTCGCTGCTGGAAGCGCTCAACGAGCTGGTCCGCCGGGGCCAGCAGGCCGGCATCGTCCGTACCGACCTGGTTGCCGAAGACTTGCTGCGATTGATCGGGATGCTTTACAGCGTGCTGTCGACGATGGATGCGACCAGCGACGGGTGGCGACGCTACCTCGCGCTCATTCTGGACGCGATATCGACCGGCGATCGACAGCCGCTGCCTCCCGCGCCTCCTCTTCAGGCCTCCGAGCCGAACCGGTGGCCGCTGTAA
- a CDS encoding cytochrome P450, producing the protein MSISFETPESYSDADLPVLPVPRAAQCPLAPPAEFVDWREQPGLQRAMFQGNPIWVVSRYQDIRAALVDPRLSAKTIPDSIMPKDADNKVPVMFARTDDPEHQRLRRMMTTNFTFRRCESMRPQIQETVDHYLGRMIERGAPADLVIEFALPVPSLVIALLLGVPPEDLALFQRHTTTGLDQRSNDEQKGQAFGAMYAYIEELVERKAREPGDDLISRLVTEYVATGQLDNATTAMNAVIMMQAGHETTANMISLGTVALLEHPDVFERLGQTDDAAVIANIVEELMRYLTIVHSQVDRVATEDLTIGGQLIRAGEYVMMNLPAGNWDADYADNPESFNVDRNTRGHLAFGYGVHQCIGANLARVEMQVAFATLARRLPGLKLAVSPDELRFKEANIYGMKELPVSW; encoded by the coding sequence ATGTCAATATCTTTCGAGACTCCCGAGTCCTACTCTGACGCCGATCTGCCCGTGCTGCCCGTTCCGCGGGCCGCGCAGTGCCCGCTCGCGCCGCCGGCCGAGTTCGTCGACTGGCGCGAACAGCCCGGGTTGCAACGGGCGATGTTCCAGGGCAACCCGATCTGGGTGGTCAGCCGCTACCAGGACATCAGAGCGGCGCTGGTAGATCCGCGCTTGTCCGCGAAGACGATTCCGGACTCCATCATGCCGAAGGACGCCGACAACAAAGTCCCGGTGATGTTCGCACGGACCGATGATCCCGAGCATCAGCGATTGCGGCGCATGATGACCACCAACTTCACCTTCCGGCGTTGCGAATCGATGCGGCCGCAAATCCAGGAGACGGTCGACCACTATCTCGGCCGGATGATCGAGCGCGGCGCGCCGGCCGATCTGGTAATCGAATTCGCCTTACCGGTACCGTCATTGGTGATCGCGCTGCTGCTGGGAGTGCCGCCCGAAGATCTCGCGCTCTTTCAACGCCACACCACCACCGGGCTGGACCAGAGGTCCAACGACGAGCAAAAGGGCCAAGCCTTCGGGGCGATGTATGCCTATATCGAGGAGTTGGTGGAGCGCAAAGCGCGCGAACCGGGCGACGACTTGATCAGCCGGCTCGTCACCGAATACGTGGCGACCGGCCAGCTCGACAATGCCACCACGGCCATGAACGCCGTGATCATGATGCAGGCCGGCCACGAGACCACCGCCAACATGATCTCGTTGGGAACGGTTGCGCTGCTGGAACATCCCGACGTGTTCGAGCGACTCGGGCAGACCGACGATGCTGCCGTCATCGCGAATATCGTCGAGGAGCTGATGCGCTACCTGACTATTGTGCACAGCCAGGTCGATCGGGTGGCCACCGAAGATTTGACGATCGGTGGTCAGCTTATTCGCGCCGGGGAGTACGTCATGATGAACCTTCCCGCCGGTAACTGGGACGCCGATTACGCCGACAATCCCGAAAGCTTCAATGTCGACCGAAACACCCGCGGGCACTTAGCCTTCGGATACGGCGTGCATCAATGCATCGGGGCGAACCTGGCCCGCGTCGAGATGCAGGTCGCGTTCGCCACGCTGGCGCGTCGGCTGCCCGGCCTGAAACTGGCGGTATCGCCGGATGAGTTGCGCTTCAAAGAAGCCAACATCTATGGCATGAAAGAACTTCCGGTCAGTTGGTGA